The Streptomyces sp. Mut1 genome window below encodes:
- a CDS encoding sirohydrochlorin chelatase: MSTPTGPASGLPVRMPRPRQSGRHRRPEPVVAPEGAAALVLAVPGTPSSESRSLAEEVISIARSELPGLNALIGYVDGDDAEYPALTSVIAHSAAERTARYEQALAVGREVAEPEGPAAVVVPLLAGPDSALVQRIRLAITDSEAPAELTDVLGPHPLLAEALHVRLSEAGLARADRARLFTVATAADGIVLATVGGEEAVQAAGITGMLLAARLAVPVMAAALDVEGSVAAIAEQLKGSGSLQLAVAPYLVGPELADGLLDAAAKEAGCASAEPLGAYPAIGKLVLSMYTSALGIAPPVPQGAQAR; encoded by the coding sequence ATGAGCACCCCCACTGGGCCCGCTTCCGGCCTGCCTGTACGAATGCCGCGACCTCGCCAGTCCGGACGGCACCGCCGCCCGGAGCCCGTGGTCGCACCCGAGGGCGCTGCCGCGCTCGTTCTCGCCGTTCCCGGTACCCCTTCCTCGGAGAGCCGCAGTCTGGCCGAAGAGGTCATCAGCATCGCCCGTTCCGAGCTGCCCGGCCTCAACGCCCTGATCGGCTATGTCGACGGCGACGACGCCGAGTACCCGGCTCTCACCTCCGTGATCGCGCATTCCGCCGCCGAGCGCACCGCGCGCTACGAGCAGGCGCTTGCCGTGGGCCGTGAGGTCGCCGAGCCCGAGGGCCCGGCCGCCGTGGTGGTTCCGCTGCTCGCGGGTCCGGACAGCGCGCTGGTGCAGCGGATACGTCTGGCGATCACCGACAGCGAGGCCCCGGCGGAGCTGACCGACGTGCTCGGTCCGCACCCGCTGCTGGCCGAGGCGCTGCATGTGCGTCTGTCCGAGGCCGGGCTCGCCCGTGCGGACCGGGCCAGGCTGTTCACGGTGGCGACGGCCGCCGACGGGATCGTGCTCGCCACGGTGGGCGGCGAGGAGGCCGTGCAGGCCGCGGGGATCACGGGCATGCTGCTGGCGGCCCGGCTCGCGGTGCCGGTGATGGCCGCCGCGCTGGACGTGGAGGGTTCGGTCGCCGCGATCGCCGAGCAGCTGAAGGGCTCCGGTTCGTTGCAGCTGGCGGTGGCTCCGTACCTGGTGGGTCCGGAGCTGGCGGACGGCCTGCTGGACGCCGCGGCGAAGGAGGCCGGCTGCGCGAGCGCCGAGCCGCTGGGCGCGTACCCGGCGATCGGCAAGCTGGTGCTGTCGATGTACACCTCGGCCCTGGGTATCGCTCCCCCGGTGCCGCAGGGGGCGCAGGCCCGCTGA
- a CDS encoding WD40/YVTN/BNR-like repeat-containing protein: protein MTGVLLTVGTRKGLFIGRGRGGTWEFDGPHFNAQAIYSVAIDTRGGTPRLLVGGDSAHWGPSVFHSDDLGASWAEPRKPAVRFPEFTGASLERVWQLQPAGPEAPGVVYAGTEPAALFRSGDGGESFELVRPLWEHPTRSRWVPGGGGEGLHTILTDERDARSVTVAVSTAGVFRTTDGGESWDPANKGVSAVFLPEQDPEFGQCVHKVGRDAVDPDRLYLQNHWGVFRSDDSGGHWTDIGAGLPSDFGFAVAAHPHRADTAYVFPINADADRVPAEHRCRVFRTTDAGAHWEPLSTGLPESAHYGTVLRDALCTDDADPAGVYFGNRNGELYASADDGDTWRQLASHLPDVLCVRAAAVEV from the coding sequence ATGACCGGGGTATTGCTCACCGTGGGCACCCGCAAGGGGCTCTTCATCGGTCGCGGACGCGGCGGCACATGGGAGTTCGACGGGCCGCACTTCAACGCGCAGGCGATCTACTCGGTCGCCATCGACACCAGGGGCGGCACGCCCCGGCTGCTCGTCGGCGGGGACAGCGCGCACTGGGGCCCCTCCGTGTTCCACTCCGACGACCTGGGCGCGAGCTGGGCCGAGCCGAGGAAGCCGGCCGTGAGGTTCCCGGAGTTCACGGGCGCCTCGCTGGAGCGGGTGTGGCAGTTGCAGCCGGCGGGACCCGAGGCGCCGGGGGTCGTGTACGCGGGCACCGAGCCGGCCGCCCTGTTCCGGTCCGGGGACGGCGGTGAGTCGTTCGAGCTGGTGCGCCCGCTCTGGGAGCACCCGACCCGTTCCCGGTGGGTGCCGGGCGGCGGGGGCGAGGGGCTGCACACGATCCTGACGGACGAACGGGACGCCCGCTCGGTGACCGTCGCGGTCTCCACCGCCGGGGTGTTCAGGACCACCGACGGCGGCGAGAGCTGGGACCCGGCCAACAAGGGGGTCTCGGCCGTTTTCCTGCCCGAGCAGGACCCGGAGTTCGGCCAGTGCGTGCACAAGGTCGGCCGGGACGCCGTCGACCCCGACCGCCTCTACCTCCAGAACCACTGGGGCGTCTTCCGCAGCGACGACTCCGGGGGCCACTGGACGGACATCGGCGCGGGCCTGCCCTCCGACTTCGGTTTCGCCGTGGCCGCACACCCGCACCGCGCGGACACGGCGTACGTCTTCCCGATCAACGCGGATGCCGACCGGGTGCCCGCCGAGCACCGCTGCCGGGTCTTCCGGACGACCGACGCGGGCGCCCACTGGGAGCCCCTGTCGACGGGCCTGCCCGAGAGCGCCCACTACGGCACGGTGCTGCGCGACGCGCTCTGCACGGACGACGCGGACCCGGCCGGCGTCTACTTCGGCAACCGCAACGGCGAGCTGTACGCGAGCGCGGACGACGGGGACACCTGGCGGCAGCTCGCCTCCCACCTGCCGGACGTGCTGTGCGTGCGGGCGGCGGCCGTCGAGGTGTGA
- a CDS encoding lytic polysaccharide monooxygenase auxiliary activity family 9 protein yields MRRKITSLLAGLGLVGAALLATSGTAQSHGYTDSPISRQQLCGIGTVKHCGQIQWEPPSVEGPKGFPTRGPADGHICSGGIGRFSELDDPRGGAWPATQVTAGQNYTFNWRIEARHATTDFRYYITKDGYDPTQPLTRADLEPQPFLTVPFGGKLPGSTVSHSGTLPQKSGKHLILGVWTISDTGNAFYACSDVQF; encoded by the coding sequence ATGCGCAGAAAGATCACTTCCTTACTGGCCGGCCTGGGGCTGGTCGGCGCGGCCCTGCTGGCCACCTCGGGCACCGCCCAGAGCCACGGCTACACCGACTCCCCGATCAGCCGTCAGCAGCTCTGCGGGATCGGCACCGTCAAGCACTGCGGGCAGATCCAGTGGGAGCCGCCGAGCGTCGAGGGTCCCAAGGGGTTCCCCACCCGCGGCCCGGCCGACGGCCACATCTGCTCGGGCGGCATCGGCCGCTTCTCCGAACTGGACGACCCTCGCGGCGGAGCCTGGCCCGCCACGCAGGTCACGGCCGGTCAGAACTACACCTTCAACTGGCGGATCGAGGCCCGCCACGCCACGACCGACTTCCGCTACTACATCACCAAGGACGGCTACGACCCCACCCAGCCGCTCACCCGGGCCGACCTGGAGCCGCAGCCGTTCCTGACCGTGCCCTTCGGCGGGAAGCTGCCGGGTTCGACGGTCAGCCATTCCGGCACGCTGCCGCAGAAGTCCGGCAAGCACCTGATCCTCGGTGTCTGGACGATCTCCGACACGGGCAACGCCTTCTACGCCTGCTCCGACGTCCAGTTCTGA
- a CDS encoding uracil-DNA glycosylase: MTARPLNEVVEPGWAEALAPVAGRVAAMGDFLRAEVAAGRTYLPSGANVLRAFQQPFDEVRVLIVGQDPYPTPGMAIGLSFAVAPEVRRLPGSLENIYRELNTDLGLPRPSNGDLTPWTRQGVLLLNRALTTAPRSPGAHRGKGWEEVTEQAIRALVARGKPLVSVLWGRDARNLRPLLGDLPAIESAHPSPMSADRGFFGSRPFSRVNELLVARGAEPVDWRLP; the protein is encoded by the coding sequence GTGACAGCAAGACCGTTGAACGAAGTTGTCGAGCCCGGCTGGGCCGAGGCCCTTGCCCCCGTGGCGGGGCGCGTCGCCGCGATGGGCGATTTCCTGCGCGCGGAGGTCGCGGCAGGCCGCACCTATCTCCCGTCCGGGGCGAACGTGCTGCGCGCGTTCCAGCAGCCCTTCGACGAGGTGCGGGTGCTGATCGTCGGTCAGGACCCCTACCCGACACCGGGCATGGCCATCGGGCTGAGCTTCGCCGTCGCCCCCGAGGTCCGCAGGCTCCCCGGCAGCCTGGAGAACATCTACCGCGAGCTCAACACCGACCTGGGGCTGCCCCGCCCGTCGAACGGTGACCTGACGCCGTGGACGCGCCAGGGCGTGCTGCTGCTGAACAGGGCGCTGACCACCGCGCCCCGCTCGCCCGGCGCGCACCGAGGCAAGGGCTGGGAGGAGGTGACCGAACAGGCCATCCGCGCCCTGGTCGCCCGGGGCAAGCCGCTGGTGTCGGTGCTGTGGGGGCGCGACGCCCGCAATCTGCGGCCGCTCCTCGGTGACCTGCCGGCCATCGAGTCCGCGCACCCCTCCCCGATGTCCGCCGACCGCGGGTTCTTCGGGTCCAGGCCGTTCAGCCGGGTCAACGAACTCCTGGTGGCCCGGGGCGCGGAGCCGGTGGACTGGCGGCTTCCGTAA
- a CDS encoding lactonase family protein: MDSSNGAGRAFIGSFTSAGGRGITVAAVDEETGALTVLGATDAVPDPSYLALGRGVGPGGTVLYTVSETEPGAAAALDITGDVPRPLGATRPVDGDGPTHLALAAGRLITANYGSGSVSVLPVTDDGALGPVAAVLAHKGSGPVADRQQGPHAHQVLPDPSENWVLAVDLGTDSVRIYAFDPATGELRPHGETALRPGTGPRHLAFHPSGRHAYVLNELEPTLTVCRWDAATGVLEPVGETPVLPDGVTGASYASEVVVARDGRFLWAANRGHDSISVLALDASGEQASLVTTVSCGGHWPRDLALDPTGRRLYAANERSGNIAWFTVDPETGTPVHGGSLDAPAASCVIFA; this comes from the coding sequence GTGGACAGCAGCAACGGCGCGGGCCGGGCCTTCATCGGGTCGTTCACCTCGGCGGGCGGGCGGGGTATCACCGTCGCCGCCGTGGACGAGGAGACCGGGGCGCTCACGGTCCTCGGCGCGACGGACGCCGTACCCGACCCCTCCTACCTGGCGCTCGGCCGGGGCGTAGGTCCCGGCGGCACCGTCCTCTACACGGTCAGCGAGACCGAGCCCGGCGCGGCCGCCGCTCTCGACATCACCGGGGACGTCCCGCGCCCGCTCGGTGCGACCCGGCCGGTGGACGGCGACGGCCCCACCCACCTCGCCCTCGCGGCCGGCCGCCTGATCACCGCCAACTACGGCTCGGGCAGCGTCAGCGTCCTGCCCGTCACCGACGACGGCGCGCTCGGCCCCGTCGCGGCCGTCCTCGCCCACAAGGGCAGCGGCCCCGTCGCGGACCGCCAGCAGGGCCCGCACGCCCACCAGGTGCTCCCCGACCCGTCGGAAAACTGGGTGCTCGCCGTCGACCTCGGCACCGACTCGGTGCGGATCTACGCGTTCGACCCGGCCACCGGCGAACTCCGCCCGCACGGGGAGACGGCGCTGCGCCCCGGCACCGGCCCCCGCCACCTGGCGTTCCACCCCTCGGGCCGCCACGCCTACGTGCTGAACGAGCTGGAGCCCACCCTCACCGTGTGCCGGTGGGACGCCGCCACCGGCGTTCTGGAACCGGTCGGCGAGACACCCGTCCTGCCCGACGGCGTGACCGGCGCGAGCTACGCGTCCGAGGTCGTCGTCGCCCGTGACGGCCGCTTCCTGTGGGCGGCCAACCGTGGCCACGACAGCATCTCCGTACTCGCGCTCGACGCGTCCGGCGAGCAGGCGTCCCTGGTCACGACCGTGAGCTGCGGCGGGCACTGGCCCCGCGACCTCGCGCTCGACCCCACCGGGCGCCGGCTGTACGCGGCCAACGAGCGCAGCGGGAACATCGCCTGGTTCACCGTGGACCCGGAGACCGGCACCCCCGTCCACGGGGGCTCCCTGGACGCCCCGGCGGCCTCCTGCGTGATCTTCGCCTGA
- a CDS encoding FUSC family protein: protein MLKRAFVAPDPGRIRLRFASRAVLGIGLAVALCGAAGHSLVAAIAGGLAALLALFTVTDATVRGQAATTALLPVVGFPVLALAAVLHDLPVARGLAFLAVVGAGVYARRWGPRGHSLGVFAFMSYFSAQFLHTVPGRLPELYAAVLLSLAASSVVRFGVWCYERRLAAPVAVAPPTGGAGLGRITTRQAVQATSGAAFALMAGQVLSDQRWYWAVGATWWVFVATTSRGETIVRGFRRFLGTVLGIGLGFAVAVPLHHEPVVAALVVALSVFGIFYTAAVSYTWMMLAVTVMASMLYGLLGVLDTDLLVLRVTETTAGAAGALLAVMFVLPVTTHAVTEAWVERALRCVHTCTARAAARLAGSADADPHRSVAELEAILGRVRLSLAPLVHPLNPLRARKRRARHVLALLDDCAREVRGLAFVAADPEASHDARLAAACWRVESAVEALTAPGRPARTTVAAALPAHPAVTEPALAHLHGLERALAELAAPLHSPPRAPLGATA, encoded by the coding sequence TTGCTGAAGAGGGCGTTCGTGGCACCGGATCCGGGGCGGATCCGGCTCCGGTTCGCGTCCCGGGCCGTACTCGGCATCGGGCTCGCCGTCGCGCTGTGCGGGGCGGCCGGGCACTCACTGGTGGCGGCCATCGCCGGTGGCCTGGCCGCGCTGCTCGCGCTGTTCACGGTGACCGACGCGACGGTGCGCGGGCAGGCGGCGACGACCGCGCTTCTCCCCGTCGTGGGCTTCCCGGTGCTCGCGCTCGCCGCCGTACTGCACGATCTGCCCGTCGCCCGCGGCCTGGCGTTCCTCGCTGTCGTGGGGGCGGGTGTGTACGCGCGGCGGTGGGGACCTCGCGGGCACTCGCTCGGAGTGTTCGCCTTCATGTCCTACTTCTCGGCCCAGTTCCTGCACACCGTGCCGGGCCGGCTGCCCGAGCTGTACGCGGCCGTACTGCTGTCGCTGGCCGCGTCGTCTGTGGTGCGGTTCGGTGTGTGGTGCTACGAGCGGCGGCTCGCGGCGCCCGTGGCCGTCGCCCCGCCCACCGGGGGAGCGGGGCTCGGGCGGATCACGACGCGGCAGGCCGTGCAGGCGACGTCGGGGGCCGCGTTCGCGCTGATGGCGGGCCAGGTGCTCTCCGACCAGCGCTGGTACTGGGCGGTCGGAGCCACCTGGTGGGTGTTCGTGGCCACGACCTCGCGGGGCGAGACCATCGTGCGCGGCTTCCGGCGCTTCCTGGGGACGGTCCTCGGGATCGGCCTGGGCTTCGCCGTCGCGGTGCCGCTGCACCACGAGCCCGTCGTGGCCGCGCTGGTCGTGGCGCTGAGCGTGTTCGGCATCTTCTACACCGCCGCGGTCTCCTACACCTGGATGATGCTGGCCGTGACCGTGATGGCGAGCATGCTGTACGGGCTGCTCGGCGTGCTCGACACGGATCTGCTCGTCCTGCGGGTGACGGAGACGACGGCCGGGGCGGCCGGCGCCCTGCTGGCGGTGATGTTCGTGCTTCCGGTGACCACGCACGCGGTGACCGAGGCATGGGTGGAGCGGGCGCTGCGCTGCGTCCACACCTGCACGGCGCGGGCCGCCGCCCGGCTCGCCGGGAGCGCGGACGCCGACCCGCACCGGAGCGTTGCCGAACTGGAGGCGATCCTCGGCAGGGTGCGCCTGTCGCTCGCCCCGCTGGTGCACCCGCTCAACCCGCTGCGGGCCCGCAAGCGACGGGCACGGCACGTGCTCGCGCTGCTCGACGACTGCGCGCGCGAGGTACGCGGACTGGCCTTTGTCGCCGCCGACCCGGAGGCCTCGCACGATGCCCGCCTCGCCGCCGCCTGCTGGCGCGTCGAGAGCGCGGTGGAGGCGCTGACCGCCCCGGGGCGGCCCGCCCGCACCACGGTCGCCGCGGCCCTCCCGGCGCACCCCGCGGTGACCGAGCCCGCCCTCGCCCACCTGCACGGCCTGGAGCGCGCGCTCGCCGAACTCGCCGCCCCGCTGCACAGCCCGCCGCGCGCGCCCCTGGGCGCCACCGCCTGA
- a CDS encoding M64 family metallopeptidase translates to MTGSSDDRLDVVIVGDGYTAGEQDAFHSAAAAKWADITAIEPYASYQGLMNVWTVDAVSAESGISGDPTADVVKDTALGSYFWCSQTERLICADIDKVASYAAKAPDADLVVVVSHSTKYGGAGYSGLEAEGYPFDGVSTLSSDNEQSSMIAAHEMAHSVGLLADEYTYDSYGTWTGGELPDINSSILTAGQMAAGRSKWYRWLGEADPTGGTVGTYEGSSYYPFGIYRPTANSIMRALDVSEFNLPGREAMIAGFYREANVLSSSTPTGSTVLRTDRIKVTRAALTGLAAPELRWYVDGVRVKRAQGLTAAPAQLGVPKDGRTHTVTVESVDRTKSIRDPKVLAEATERLTWKVKASRR, encoded by the coding sequence GTGACCGGCTCCTCGGACGACCGGCTCGACGTGGTGATCGTCGGCGACGGCTACACGGCCGGCGAGCAGGACGCCTTCCACTCCGCGGCCGCCGCCAAGTGGGCGGACATCACCGCCATCGAGCCCTACGCCAGCTACCAGGGCCTGATGAACGTGTGGACGGTGGACGCGGTCTCCGCCGAGTCCGGCATCAGCGGGGACCCCACCGCCGACGTCGTCAAGGACACCGCTCTCGGCAGCTACTTCTGGTGCTCGCAGACCGAGCGGCTGATCTGCGCCGACATCGACAAGGTCGCGTCGTACGCGGCGAAGGCGCCGGACGCCGACCTGGTCGTCGTCGTCTCCCACTCGACGAAGTACGGCGGCGCCGGCTACTCGGGCCTGGAGGCCGAGGGCTACCCGTTCGACGGCGTCTCGACCCTGTCGTCGGACAACGAGCAGTCGAGCATGATCGCCGCGCATGAAATGGCCCATTCGGTGGGCCTGCTGGCGGACGAGTACACCTATGACAGCTACGGCACCTGGACGGGCGGCGAGCTCCCGGACATCAACTCCAGCATTCTCACCGCGGGGCAGATGGCCGCCGGCCGGAGCAAGTGGTACCGATGGCTCGGCGAGGCCGATCCCACGGGCGGCACCGTCGGCACGTACGAGGGCAGCAGCTACTACCCGTTCGGGATCTACCGCCCGACCGCCAACTCGATCATGCGGGCCCTGGACGTCAGCGAATTCAACCTCCCCGGGCGCGAGGCCATGATCGCGGGCTTCTACCGCGAGGCCAACGTGCTGAGCAGCAGCACACCCACGGGCTCCACGGTCCTCAGGACCGACCGGATCAAGGTGACGCGGGCCGCGCTCACCGGACTGGCGGCGCCGGAACTGCGCTGGTACGTCGACGGGGTCCGGGTGAAGCGCGCCCAGGGCCTCACCGCCGCCCCCGCCCAGCTGGGCGTGCCCAAGGACGGCAGGACGCACACGGTCACCGTCGAGTCGGTGGACCGTACGAAGTCGATCCGCGACCCCAAGGTCCTCGCCGAGGCCACCGAGCGGCTGACCTGGAAGGTCAAGGCGTCCCGCCGGTAG
- a CDS encoding substrate-binding domain-containing protein, with translation MLNGRADVAPSTRTKVEELLLLHGYRRRRGSTTQSQLIDLVFHELDSSWAMEVVRGVENVAREEGLSLVLSESAGRLSPGQTWVDGVLARRPVGVILVLSDLTAAQRAQLTSRSIPFAVVDPAGDPGDDIPSVGTTNWQGGLAATRHLTGLGHRRIGVVSGPSRMMCSRARVDGYRAALETAGLPIDPSLIREGEFQHEAGYAAGMELLRSADRPTAVFAGNDLQALGVYEAARELGLRIPEDLSVVGFDDLPLTRWIGPPLTTVRQPLIEMAETAARLVLDLGRGRQPATTRVDLATNLVVRSSTAPPCR, from the coding sequence GTGCTGAACGGGCGTGCCGATGTCGCGCCCAGCACGCGCACCAAGGTGGAGGAGCTGTTGCTGCTGCACGGCTACCGCCGCAGACGCGGCTCCACCACCCAGTCGCAACTGATCGACCTGGTCTTCCACGAGCTGGACAGCTCCTGGGCGATGGAGGTCGTGCGCGGCGTCGAGAACGTGGCGCGCGAGGAGGGCCTGAGCCTGGTCCTCTCGGAGAGCGCGGGCCGCCTCAGCCCCGGGCAGACCTGGGTGGACGGGGTGCTGGCCCGCCGGCCGGTCGGGGTGATCCTGGTCCTTTCGGACCTCACCGCCGCCCAGCGCGCCCAGCTCACCAGCCGCAGCATCCCCTTCGCGGTGGTCGACCCGGCCGGTGATCCGGGCGACGACATCCCGTCGGTGGGGACGACGAACTGGCAGGGCGGTCTCGCCGCCACCCGCCACCTCACCGGGCTCGGGCACCGCAGGATCGGCGTCGTCAGCGGCCCGTCGCGGATGATGTGCAGCCGGGCCCGGGTGGACGGCTACCGCGCGGCCCTGGAGACGGCGGGCCTGCCGATCGACCCCTCGCTCATCCGCGAGGGCGAGTTCCAGCACGAGGCGGGGTACGCGGCGGGCATGGAGCTGCTGCGCTCGGCGGACCGGCCGACCGCCGTCTTCGCCGGCAACGACCTCCAGGCGCTCGGCGTGTACGAGGCGGCGCGCGAGCTGGGTCTGCGCATTCCGGAGGACCTGAGCGTGGTCGGCTTCGACGATCTGCCGCTCACCCGGTGGATCGGGCCGCCGCTGACCACGGTGCGCCAGCCCCTGATCGAGATGGCCGAGACCGCGGCCCGCCTGGTCCTCGACCTCGGCCGCGGCCGGCAGCCCGCGACGACCCGTGTCGATCTCGCCACCAATCTGGTGGTCCGCAGCAGCACGGCGCCGCCCTGCCGCTGA
- a CDS encoding N-acetylglucosamine kinase → MTSHGHAAAAPGAYVLGVDSGGSGLRVALAGPDAAAPLGTVVCGEPVRTGAGGIEAAHLLEQALPAARELLARHGGGGRITAAAVGAAGMTTLGDRLRAELPAALEEALGVRRIALAADAVTAYAGAVGQRAGAVVAAGTGLIALGTDLTRWRRADGWGHLLGDSGGGAWIGRAGLDAAMRAHDGRRGGSAALLERLEAVFGPPPELPGLLYPRADRPAVLASFAPEVAGCAAHDPVAEGILRAAGTHIAEAAAAVCPEAAADEEGYEVALTGGLFRMGEPLLVPLREELARLLPGARAVPGSGDPLIGALRIAQGLATGGLRLPHHPTLLCLPGHRAGDLGER, encoded by the coding sequence ATGACGTCACACGGGCACGCGGCCGCGGCACCCGGCGCGTACGTCCTCGGGGTGGACTCGGGCGGCTCCGGACTCCGGGTGGCACTGGCCGGCCCGGACGCGGCCGCCCCGCTGGGCACCGTCGTGTGCGGCGAGCCGGTGCGTACCGGCGCCGGCGGGATCGAGGCCGCCCATCTGCTGGAGCAGGCACTGCCCGCGGCCCGCGAGCTGCTCGCCCGGCACGGCGGCGGCGGCCGGATCACCGCCGCCGCGGTGGGCGCCGCGGGCATGACCACGCTCGGCGACCGGCTGCGCGCCGAGCTGCCGGCCGCCCTGGAGGAAGCGCTGGGGGTGCGCCGGATCGCGCTCGCGGCCGACGCGGTGACCGCGTACGCCGGAGCGGTCGGCCAGCGGGCCGGAGCGGTGGTGGCCGCCGGCACCGGGCTGATCGCGCTGGGCACGGATCTGACGCGGTGGCGGCGGGCGGACGGCTGGGGGCATCTGCTGGGCGACAGCGGCGGCGGCGCCTGGATCGGGCGGGCCGGGCTCGACGCGGCGATGCGGGCCCACGACGGGCGGCGCGGCGGCTCGGCGGCACTGCTGGAGCGGCTGGAGGCGGTGTTCGGCCCGCCGCCGGAGCTGCCCGGACTGCTCTACCCGCGCGCCGACCGGCCCGCCGTGCTGGCCTCCTTCGCCCCGGAGGTGGCCGGGTGCGCGGCGCACGACCCGGTCGCCGAGGGCATCCTGCGGGCCGCCGGGACACACATCGCGGAGGCGGCCGCGGCGGTGTGCCCCGAGGCTGCGGCGGACGAGGAAGGGTACGAAGTCGCGCTGACGGGCGGGCTGTTCCGGATGGGCGAGCCGTTGCTCGTGCCGCTGCGCGAGGAGTTGGCGCGGCTGCTGCCGGGGGCACGGGCGGTCCCCGGTTCGGGTGATCCCCTGATCGGTGCGCTGCGCATCGCCCAGGGGCTGGCCACCGGCGGTCTGCGGCTCCCGCACCATCCGACGCTGCTCTGTCTGCCGGGGCACCGTGCCGGTGACCTCGGGGAACGGTGA
- a CDS encoding tetratricopeptide repeat protein, whose amino-acid sequence MARADGVSVNSDGTTRSEAGRPEEPRDPAAIGRRVKRLRKERRLTQRQLAEPEYTAAYVSTLEAGKVRPSEAALRHIAERLGVAEEELATGRPTHLVADLRGGLADAQRVLAVGDAADARAAYEEILRRADEYELALERGAALTGLGECALETGELAEAVGRFEAAELALAREPLPARARAVRGRSIAHYLAGELRYSCYLLESAIDELNTSGLHDPGALLQLYTASIAPYMDMGAHARAAQAAELALALVPQVSDPALVAGMHRTVARTLIAEGRADAAQTSLARATELYEQLQIRTELAHCHWMRGYVCAQDGDLVQAEAALRTARSMLVSKRAALYVSQVEVELADVLRRSGKSAQAAELLGSLLVGLQHGRGALHAGGAHRLLGLIAEEAGDAESAELHYATALSLLEQTGAAGDLADICRLLGDLMRHEGRTEEALNAYRTGLGHRAEPGTTTLGPAPARPPFTSWT is encoded by the coding sequence ATGGCGCGAGCCGACGGAGTATCGGTCAACAGTGACGGAACGACCCGCTCCGAGGCCGGGCGGCCGGAGGAGCCGAGGGACCCCGCGGCGATCGGCCGGCGGGTGAAGCGCCTGCGCAAGGAGCGTCGGCTGACCCAGCGGCAGCTTGCCGAGCCCGAGTACACCGCCGCGTACGTCTCGACTCTGGAGGCCGGCAAGGTGCGGCCCTCCGAGGCCGCTCTGCGGCACATCGCCGAGCGGCTCGGGGTCGCCGAGGAGGAACTCGCCACGGGCCGGCCCACCCATCTCGTCGCGGACCTGCGTGGCGGGCTCGCCGACGCGCAGCGGGTGCTGGCGGTGGGCGACGCCGCGGACGCGCGGGCCGCCTACGAGGAGATCCTGCGCAGGGCCGACGAGTACGAACTCGCCCTGGAGCGGGGAGCCGCGCTCACCGGCCTCGGGGAATGCGCCCTGGAGACGGGCGAGCTCGCCGAGGCCGTCGGCCGGTTCGAGGCGGCCGAACTCGCACTGGCCCGCGAACCCCTCCCGGCCCGCGCGCGTGCGGTCCGGGGCAGGTCGATCGCGCACTACCTGGCGGGCGAACTGCGCTACTCCTGCTATCTGCTGGAAAGCGCGATCGACGAGCTGAACACATCGGGGCTGCACGATCCGGGCGCGCTGCTCCAGCTGTACACGGCCTCGATCGCCCCGTACATGGACATGGGCGCCCACGCCCGAGCCGCGCAGGCCGCCGAACTCGCGCTCGCCCTGGTGCCCCAGGTGTCCGACCCCGCACTCGTCGCCGGCATGCACCGCACCGTGGCCCGCACTCTGATCGCCGAAGGCAGGGCCGACGCCGCCCAGACCTCGTTGGCACGGGCCACCGAGCTCTACGAACAACTGCAGATCCGCACCGAACTCGCCCACTGCCACTGGATGCGGGGCTACGTCTGCGCCCAGGACGGCGACCTCGTCCAGGCGGAGGCGGCGCTGCGGACCGCCCGCTCGATGCTGGTCTCCAAGCGCGCGGCCCTGTACGTCTCCCAGGTGGAGGTCGAACTCGCCGACGTCCTGCGCAGGAGCGGGAAGTCGGCGCAGGCGGCGGAGCTGCTGGGGAGCCTGCTGGTCGGCCTCCAGCACGGCCGCGGCGCGCTGCACGCCGGCGGGGCCCACCGATTGCTCGGGCTGATCGCCGAGGAGGCCGGCGACGCCGAGTCCGCCGAGCTGCACTACGCCACCGCGCTCTCCCTGCTCGAACAGACCGGAGCCGCCGGAGACCTCGCGGACATCTGCCGGCTCCTCGGCGACCTGATGCGCCACGAGGGCCGTACGGAGGAGGCGCTGAACGCGTACCGGACCGGGCTCGGACACCGTGCCGAGCCCGGGACCACCACGCTCGGCCCCGCTCCCGCCCGCCCGCCGTTCACCTCCTGGACCTGA